The following coding sequences are from one Zea mays cultivar B73 unplaced genomic scaffold, Zm-B73-REFERENCE-NAM-5.0 scaffold_27, whole genome shotgun sequence window:
- the LOC118474388 gene encoding uncharacterized protein gives MDVYFEPLVYDLLDMFINGVKTYDASKGEYFQLRAAIIWTITDFPGLGSVSGFVTSGQAACPDCHSLICSLRLGNGSKSCYMGHRRFLHPNHPFRSDVDSFGESELRPAPTPLSGEEILDCTKNLKTIYGKKPSGKPIRNQKRKDGKPLVFLKRRPIWFTLPYWKDLKIRYNFDVMHIEKNVCENIINTLLDIAGKSKDNLNARLDLQALGIRSDLHPIELEANQFYLPPAPYSMSSVEKKLFCQVLKGVKFPDGYAADIRHNVLVNEKKIVNLNTHGNHILLQDLLPLAVRRVLPQEVSAVLIRLSTFFRKLYSPVIRISDMQRLESEIAEILSLLEIIFPPSFFTINVHLMVHLPTQARVAGPIHFRSMWPVERFLKKCKGYVRTKSHPEGSIMEGSLFDEALTLCSRYLQDETHFNHRVRNRLPTQICVTTPFFHKIGRALAGKCVVNLDHKTWLQAHRYVLFNYSNIEPYLNKHAQYLSSIGVRNQRATNHMQHKTFHEWFRLHVEETCEEASEEIKILAKGPMMIAHQYNSYSINGFNFRTQSYDENRTDIDGVIVSGVKQGKKSRKKKNGKRKRKQ, from the exons ATGGACGTTTATTTTGAGCCCCTTGTCTATGATCTGCTTGATATGTTTATTAATGGTGTGAAGACCTATGATGCCTCAAAGGGTGAATACTTTCAGTTGCGTGCTGCAATAATTTGGACCATCACTGATTTCCCTGGTCTAGGCAGTGTATCCGGATTTGTCACCTCTGGTCAAGCAGCGTGTCCTGATTGCCACTCATTGATTTGTTCTCTCAGACTTGGAAATGGTAGCAAGTCTTGCTACATGGGACATCGTAGGTTCTTACATCCAAACCACCCATTTAGGTCTGATGTTGATTCATTTGGTGAAAGTGAGTTGAGGCCAGCACCTACTCCTCTTTCAGGAGAGGAAATTTTGGATTGTACAAAAAATTTGAAAACAATTTATGGCAAGAAGCCATCAGGTAAGCCAATAAGGAATCAGAAACGCAAGGATGGGAAACCATTAGTCTTTTTGAAAAGGAGACCTATTTGGTTCACTCTTCCATATTGGAAGGACTTGAAAATTCGATATAATTTTGATGTCATGCACATAGAGAAGAATGTGTGTGAAAATATAATTAATACTTTGTTGGACATTGCTGGAAAATCTAAGGATAATCTGAATGCTCGCTTGGATCTTCAAGCTTTAGGTATTAGAAGCGACCTTCATCCTATTGAACTAGAAGCTAATCAATTTTATTTGCCTCCTGCACCCTACTCAATGAGCTCTGTTGAGAAGAAATTGTTTTGTCAAGTATTAAAAGGGGTCAAGTTTCCTGATGGATATGCCGCTGATATACGACATAATGTTCTTGTCAATGAAAAAAAGATAGTTAATCTTAATACTCATGGCAACCACATTCTTCTACAAGATTTACTGCCACTTGCTGTCCGGAGAGTTCTCCCTCAAGAAGTTAGTGCTGTGCTGATTCGTTTAAGCACGTTCTTTAGAAAATTGTACTCTCCTGTTATTCGAATAAGTGACATGCAAAGGTTAGAATCTGAGATAGCTGAAATCTTGAGCCTTTTAGAGATTATTTTCCCTCCATCATTTTTTACCATTAATGTACATTTGATGGTACATCTTCCTACCCAAGCAAGAGTGGCAGGCCCAATCCATTTTCGAAGCATGTGGCCGGTGGAGAG GTTTCTAAAAAAATGCAAGGGCTATGTGCGTACAAAAAGTCACCCGGAAGGATCAATTATGGAGGGTTCTTTGTTTGATGAGGCTCTCACGCTTTGTTCTCGGTATTTACAAGATGAGACCCACTTCAACCATAGAGTTAGAAATCGCTTACCAACACAAATTTGTGTTACAACTCCATTCTTTCACAAAATTGGTCGAGCATTGGCTGGAAAGTGTGTTGTCAATTTAGATCACAAGACATGGCTTCAAGCACATAGATATGTCCTTTTCAACTATTCCAACATAGAACCATATTTAAA CAAACATGCTCAATACCTCTCCTCAATTGGTGTTCGAAATCAGCGTGCGACCAACCACATGCAACATAAAACCTTCCATGAGTGGTTCAGGTTACAT GTTGAGGAAACATGTGAGGAGGCCTCAGAAGAGATCAAAATTTTAGCTAAGGGACCAATGATGATTGCACATCAGTATAACAGCTACTCAATAAATGGATTCAACTTCCGTACACAGTCATATGATGAGAATAG AACAGATATAGATGGTGTCATTGTTAGTGGAGTAAAACAAGGAAAAAAATCTAGAAA GAAAAAAAATGGCAAGCGCAAGAGAAAGCAATAA